The proteins below come from a single Burkholderiales bacterium genomic window:
- a CDS encoding YicC/YloC family endoribonuclease, with the protein MIYSMTGFAVATRELTRGALNLELRSVNHRYLDVQLRLPEELRLLEPALREVIISGVTRGKVDCRLSLESAAGTPLAPQLNTELLQQLVEMNLVVRAALPDARSLSVADILRWPGLLGSDSLSPEDLREPCVSLLHKALDELNATRRREGEKLKGLLLERIEKMERLVAEVAPRIPEIVAAYREKLGSRLSEALINREDDRIRQEFALFAAKIDVDEELTRLSTHLGETRQILEHGGAVGKRLDFLMQELNREANTLGSKSVDSGMSKVAMELKVLIEQMREQIQNIE; encoded by the coding sequence ATGATTTACAGCATGACGGGCTTCGCCGTGGCGACCCGGGAACTCACACGCGGCGCGCTCAATCTCGAACTGCGTTCGGTCAACCACCGCTATCTGGATGTGCAATTGCGGCTGCCGGAAGAATTGCGCCTGCTCGAACCGGCGCTACGCGAGGTAATAATAAGTGGCGTCACCCGCGGCAAGGTGGATTGCCGCCTGAGCCTGGAGTCAGCGGCGGGAACACCCCTCGCGCCACAGCTCAATACCGAACTTTTGCAGCAACTGGTGGAAATGAACCTGGTCGTGAGGGCTGCGCTGCCGGATGCGCGGAGCTTAAGTGTCGCCGACATTCTGCGGTGGCCCGGCTTGCTGGGAAGCGACAGCTTGTCCCCGGAAGACCTGCGCGAACCCTGCGTCAGCCTGCTGCACAAGGCGCTCGATGAGCTCAACGCCACCCGGCGGCGCGAAGGCGAAAAACTCAAAGGTTTATTGTTGGAACGCATCGAAAAAATGGAGCGTCTGGTGGCGGAAGTGGCGCCGCGTATTCCGGAAATCGTCGCCGCCTACCGGGAAAAGCTCGGATCCAGGCTTTCCGAAGCGCTGATCAACCGCGAAGACGATCGCATCCGCCAGGAATTCGCGTTGTTCGCCGCCAAAATCGACGTGGACGAGGAACTGACGCGCCTTAGCACACACCTGGGCGAAACCCGGCAAATCCTCGAGCACGGCGGCGCGGTGGGCAAGCGCCTCGATTTCCTGATGCAGGAATTGAATCGCGAGGCCAATACGCTCGGCTCCAAATCCGTCGACAGCGGAATGTCAAAAGTGGCGATGGAACTCAAGGTGCTGATCGAGCAGATGCGCGAGCAAATCCAAAACA